In one Mucilaginibacter sp. PAMB04168 genomic region, the following are encoded:
- a CDS encoding xanthine dehydrogenase family protein subunit M yields the protein MKQFQYVRPSSQQNVLAAIAQPGTKIIAGGSNLVDLMKHGVMTPDKLVDINRLPLRNISDIKGGLHIGALALNSQVAEDKLVKSMFPLLSQALNAGASAQLRNMATVGGNMMQRTRCPYFYDVAMPCNKRSPGTGCGALEGFNRMHAIFGFSDKCIAVHPSDMAVAMAALDATVLIQGRKGARRLKFTDFHRLPGNTPELDNNLAKDELITGVEIPVNNFANHSYYLKVRDRASYAFALVSVAAAMDIQNGIIKDARLAMGGVAHKPWRLTAAEQALRGKPATAATFEQAAQVAMQGAKSFKDNAFKLTMAPATITEALKHAAGLV from the coding sequence ATGAAGCAGTTTCAATACGTTCGCCCGTCCAGTCAGCAAAATGTACTGGCTGCCATAGCACAGCCCGGCACCAAAATAATTGCCGGCGGCAGTAACCTGGTGGATCTGATGAAGCACGGCGTTATGACGCCCGATAAGCTGGTGGATATTAACAGGCTGCCTTTGCGCAATATTAGCGACATTAAAGGTGGCTTACACATTGGCGCGCTGGCCCTTAACAGCCAGGTAGCCGAAGATAAGCTGGTAAAATCCATGTTTCCATTATTATCACAGGCCTTAAATGCAGGCGCATCTGCACAGTTGCGTAACATGGCTACCGTGGGTGGCAATATGATGCAGCGCACCCGATGCCCATATTTTTATGATGTGGCCATGCCCTGCAACAAGCGCTCGCCGGGCACAGGCTGTGGTGCGCTGGAGGGCTTTAACCGCATGCACGCCATTTTTGGTTTTAGTGATAAGTGTATTGCCGTACACCCGTCAGATATGGCCGTGGCTATGGCTGCACTGGATGCAACTGTGCTTATACAAGGCCGTAAGGGTGCCCGCCGGTTAAAGTTTACCGATTTTCATCGCTTGCCGGGCAATACACCTGAACTGGATAATAACCTGGCTAAAGATGAGCTGATTACAGGCGTAGAAATACCGGTTAATAATTTTGCCAATCACAGCTATTACCTTAAAGTTCGCGACCGGGCATCTTATGCTTTTGCACTGGTTTCGGTAGCCGCGGCGATGGATATACAGAATGGTATAATTAAAGATGCCCGCCTGGCTATGGGTGGCGTAGCACACAAGCCATGGCGCTTAACTGCTGCCGAGCAAGCTTTAAGAGGCAAACCCGCTACCGCGGCTACTTTTGAGCAGGCAGCACAAGTGGCCATGCAAGGCGCCAAATCATTTAAAGACAACGCCTTTAAATTAACAATGGCTCCGGCCACCATAACTGAAGCATTAAAACACGCAGCAGGATTGGTTTAG